The proteins below are encoded in one region of Sporosarcina sp. FSL K6-1508:
- a CDS encoding DUF4352 domain-containing protein — MKKLMMLLMLSLVLALAACGETEGTDSASAPKADDKAPAETEKVDAPAEEVEESKNLKVGDAATIDDITVTVTKVSVTDERNEFDEVNPERAIIIDFTVENNSDADYPVGMDFSFYVDGKKVETLAVGNVTMDAISPGRSIDGQVAYPADGEKLELEFKPMMHFGNEKYIYDIEL; from the coding sequence ATGAAGAAACTTATGATGTTATTAATGCTATCACTGGTACTTGCTCTAGCGGCTTGCGGGGAAACGGAAGGTACAGATAGCGCAAGTGCTCCTAAAGCGGATGACAAGGCTCCTGCGGAAACCGAAAAAGTAGATGCGCCAGCTGAAGAGGTAGAAGAAAGCAAGAATCTGAAAGTCGGAGACGCTGCTACTATCGATGATATTACTGTTACAGTGACGAAAGTGTCAGTTACAGACGAAAGAAATGAATTCGACGAAGTTAATCCTGAACGCGCGATTATCATCGACTTCACGGTTGAAAATAATTCAGATGCAGATTACCCGGTAGGCATGGACTTCTCATTTTATGTTGACGGGAAAAAAGTTGAAACGTTAGCGGTCGGTAATGTTACGATGGACGCAATTTCTCCTGGACGTTCAATTGACGGCCAAGTAGCTTATCCAGCCGACGGAGAAAAGTTGGAATTGGAATTCAAGCCGATGATGCACTTCGGAAACGAAAAATATATATACGACATCGAGCTGTAA